From Vigna angularis cultivar LongXiaoDou No.4 chromosome 11, ASM1680809v1, whole genome shotgun sequence:
atattccttttaacaaattataaaaaaatataaaaacaataccAATGTATAGCCTATGGCCGAGCATTCATAATAACTAACATTGTATTAGTTAGAACCATACAagcaaaaaaagtaaaagatgaaATGTATAAAACATCTACATTTTGATATGCtagaaattcaaataaaaaaggtaaaaatatcACTCTTTCAAAACATACttaattatattgtttaatttaattgtcttttgattttaaatttttatttttctcttatttctcttaatttcaaaatattatattatatttatatttattttttatccctTCTTATGATGTTGTTTTTACTACTACACattcttaatattaaaaagcGCGTCATCATAACATATACTTCTTCAGAcgaactttttttatatacactttctcaaaaagaatataaaattagtttttttccataaattaaaattggtttagacataaataacttaaaacaactatttttatatacttttattttttaataattatataagttcgttctaatatataaaaaatatttatttaggtTTTCGGACAAAATCTTTCAGATACATATTctaatttagtaaatttaaaaTGAGAATATTGTAGGTGTTTTATAATGAGTAAATGGTCCTCACAGAATCTAACCGTAAGATCGAGAAGTGCATCTATAGCCACAAGATTTGAAACTGTACTCATTCAACTTCTTCATTTTGGGTCCAGTGGACAAAAACGTGTACCTTCAATAAGACAATACAATATAGGCGTGAAAACGGGTAGTCCGATTCTTTTTCTCCATTCTATTCACGGAAAACGAATTATAATTCGTCCTCTGATACCATGAGTGATGAGTCACTTAgtctgttattttttatttactttttatttttaaaatttgtttggatatctatttaaataaatatttaacacatttagttatataaatatttttttagcttttaattgattattaatatttttaattagataaattaaaataattattaatatttacatttacatgttaaattattttactatattaataattagaatttaattGATGAGTGTtaagtattaataatttaaattataataatattttacatttatatttttacaaaaatatagtctaaaaaaatttaatcttttaaattatttttttttaaattaaaaaaagtgagTCACGAGGACAAAGATAGGTTGGTTTGTTTTTAGCTCACCAGATTGAGAGGCTAGATAGGATGAGCCAAAGTGGGTTAGTGAGTTAAAAATTTCAAGTTAATCTATCCCATTTTGGTGGGTGGGCTAGTTGGCTCGCAGGTCACAATCTATTTTTACAtcattaatacaatatatatatatatatatatatatgataatttgtattattatattttttattatgtttactttttatctttattgattttttattattatcttttaaataataaaggatttatcaaataattttgaaaaaaataatattttatctttttcttattatattctagataattagttttattagataattttggaaaatataagtattttgattttatttgtggaATATTGTGTAAATAAGTgaaaattgattgaaaaatatattaagaattatcattagttaaaattcattcaagtaCAATTTTCAAACTCAGTCACTTTGACCCATCCGCTCAACAACATGTGCATTGCGAAAGTCTTTAAATAGATGAGTCACATGTTAAAATATTCTTCTATTCTCACAACTAGAAATCATTTAAGGTGTTGGAGAAGGATTCTTGGAGGTTGTTTGGTGTAATGCCCTAATTTTCAGGGTGTTACAGGTTATTCAAAAATTggtaaaatttcaaactttaacaTAACGCGAAAATGTATTTCCAAAAACCTCAACCTTTATCCGTGcataaaacataatagttttaaaacatccaatgaaaataacgaaggaaataAAATGACTCCAATTACATTGTCTAAAAGTTCAAAAGTAATAGCTATAAATAATCCTAAGTCTGTCCCCCATCATCTCTCAAATATATCATGTCTCGACACCATCTGCAACATCATCTACTCACGTATAACGCATTATACGATTATCGCTGATAATATCgttcacaaacacacaaacacaaacacgtaTGGGATAAACTActgataaaacaatcataataataaaatataaacatactgattaaatcaacaataatcaaacaccACATCCATAGTAGTAATAACAAAGAAAttcctaatcctctaacataacaTTTCAATCACCACGAATTACTCTATCCTCGATCCTCGGTCCTTGATCCTTGATCTTTAACCattgatgtcatcactaacatctcacacatagaccctTGGTTTATCTACTCATTAATACCTatgctaactacttactataactATTATAGTAACATCGTTATCACACAACGCCACCTGGAGCATCTCAAATACAATGATTATCATCATAGATACGCACCATCATGATTATCTCAACCATAAATCACACAATGAGCATCACCAAACCATGAACTTCATCATGACAAGACTCAGTCACACTCTTGTAGCCTATTTCAATCGACTGTAGCCGCTCCTACAGCCTCATCTATAACTTCTCCATACAGATAGACTCGAGTCATCCTTCTTCTGGCTTCGAACCTGTTCCCCTATCACTTAACGCAGAACTTCTATCTCCCTCACCAAAGAAGATTCAAAACTTGAACACCATTCTCTTTTTTACTTGCCAGAGAGAATAACACTTTGTAAAACTCCTTTTAAAAGTGAAATGCTAcgtcaatttatattttataatttgattgtataatttatataaactctctatttcactttttaattttgataattgaatatgaaaatttaaattaaactcaATTTTACTAGAGTAAAAtttttcatacatatatatatatatatatatatatatatatatatatatatatatatatatatatatatatatataataatttgttttgtataaCAGTTTGttcaaaacaattatatattttccttAAAAGGTTGTGACTAGTTTTTTCAAATGCTACACTTAAACCATCAAACATTCAAGATATACTAGAAGTTGAagcttttattaaatatattattaatatattttcttatgattttaatatcttaattttccatcatgaattaattaaatagtactctttaagtatttcttttatcattaattaacaTGACATATGCAATTGGCTAGATCTAAAATTCTATGCCCCATTCTTTTTAGGATATTTATGAAACAGTAATAGATGATATTTTTTCATCCCTTCTTTTATcagcaaaaataaatatatcgaATATCGATAGTAGGGctcatacaataaaataataaaaaaaaattgagaagatTATAATTTAACACATTCACTTGTTATACCATACATGTCCAAAGACAATCATGGTATTTACTCATTCAAGAAAGACATTCTTTATTAGAAAACACATTAAACAATCTATAGACTATTTTATTTCTACATATACAGTAAAACTTCCTTTACTTGTTCTATTAGAGTTCTTACTCAAGACACGTTTTTTCAGTGGTGGAATGGATATCTCTAAAAGAGGGCTTCgtgaacaaaaaaaatcataaaaaagaattcACGTGTTTTCGGTATTATTATGTTAAAGAGTACTTATATTTGTACATTTAGAGTTGTCTACAGTTCATGTTGCAAAGATGATTAATTCCAATAACTTTGTAACATTATTAATCATCCAATCACATTCATGCACTCTTGATTATTtatgaaacaaaattatcttgttctctttaattaaattatatttacagcCATGAGATTTAAAACTGTACCTATGTCTGTATCTGACTTTCAAATATATACCACGTGCAATTCTTTATCGTAGTACCAAATTCTGCCCTCTTTCTATATTTTAGTGTACCACACCAATAAGacaaatatgtaataatatacataaaattttatttatatatagatgGTTATAACTTTCAgatagaattacaaaaaaacacatacacacacacatatatatatatatatatatatatatatatatatatatatatatatatatatatatatatatatatatatatatatatatatatatatatatatatatatatatatatatatatttagtattttagtcattgtaaatttttgttttatcttccATCCCATcaattgtataaattattattttttatactactATAATAGAAGTGAAAAtgagtttaaatattatttataaatttgagcTTCAACTgctaaaattttgaatatgaaatcataagtttaacaaacaataaattttttaggaattttaataacattttaaaagtaaattttaaacttaacacaattttataaaataaatttgaaatgtgaaaatataaatttatagttgatGTGAAAACTATCTAATAAAGTTTTAGAAGATCCACATTGTGAgaaattaggtttaaagttaGGACGAAGTGATGTATCACAGCTGGATGCAGTTCTTGAGATTTGGCAAACAGTTCCTTAAGAATGAATATGGATGAATGGTTTGTGTCATTTCTCTGGAAGCTTCCTAGTTATTGCTTCACACATTCCATGCACATATGCCCTAGACTCTCATTTATGGATCAAAGGTAAAACTTGCAGTACAAAAACAGAACTACAGATGTAACATGAGCACATGGAATTCGTACGTTAATCTGTCATATGTATGAATACAAccatctgaggaagaagaagctgaGTCAAAATTGGCCAGATGAAGAGAATCAATTGCTACTCAGCTCAATCATACGCTTGCCCAGCATTAACAGATAGATACACAGCAGCCTTATTAAAGACAAATATCTAAGAACTGTCCTTTGGATAATTGACAAGGTAATAAAATGttggaaatttaaatttaaacgtGAATATTCTTCGTAATCATATGTGTGTGATATTATTATCGCATTATAAAAACTTGATTAAATGCATTACAAGTAggatatataaataattttgtaaagaaaaacaaatcaagaTAATGACATTTTTCACGACCttcataaaaaatgttaactagAAACATTTGAATAGAAATTTGAGAGTAAAgttttcatttggagagaaaaaaagagatttgAGGAATTAATGTGAAAATCAGTATATAATTTTGCCACCAtatagtaaaaaagaaaaagatcaaATAATAACATGTGGTACCattttagtaattaaatatgtgtaaatattattatctcattagaaaattttaattaattgtattatgagcaatatttataaataaaaaataataaaaatagaacataacaatattagttaaaaatatgtaaatgatAAAATGAAATTCAGTTTCCAGAAAATccagaaaaattataataatagtatgttaatatataagttctatattaatataaaagaaagttgATCATGAAAACCTATAAAAATAGTAGTGTAAGGttaatcttttataaatttaacttatgtCCAGTTAAATATTTGTATGTTCCATGAATATCTTCGTAATAAGATAACCAAAGGGTTTGGAcaatatttaacaaaaagaCGATTGAATGGATGTTCATTCAATTATATCAAAGGAAATTTTGTAACAATTAATACTATAaggtaaatatttattttattgggtATACGTACGGTTTTTAactaaataaacttaaaaaaacattaaatttgctgacttatttatcaaattaattaGTTTGATCTAAGTTGAATTTATTATGTGTTAGATCATTCAGTCTAACTGCAGTGTTGTCTATTTTCTTATCCAATTATACGTAGTAGAAGGTTTTTGCATTTTAAAGATAAAGATGATGATAACTGATAAGGAATTGTGATGGGAAAAGCTCTGGTGAGTGTCGTCGTCGTCGATGctaaaagaaataattgagATAATTTTCGCCATTTCTGAAACAAAtgttaaaaatagaaagatatttTACAACCGTTAAGAAAAGAAGCAGAGTAGGCAAAAAATAGAAAGTGTTAGCATAATGATGGAAATGGTAATAGAATTATGGAGAGGAAGATGGTTAATAATTACGTAGTTGGAATCCGACACGACCAGCGAAAAGGGACGTTGCATGGTATGAAAAGTCCTGTAACACTGCACCCACATGCGCTGTCTCCCCTTCACCAATCTAACACTCTTCACGTTTTCTCAATCTTCATCTTCAGCTACCGTCCAAATAACCTTATCTACACTTTCACTACACCTATATATAACATGCTTCAAACACTCCAACAACCTCAAGCAAGTCATCAACAACAACCATCAAGTTATTACATTGTTAACAACCAACAAACATTGTCAACATGGCCAAGCTCAGTGTAAGAAGCAGCAAGAGAAGTGTCAGTGACATTGTGAAGTTCAAATTCGTGGAGAAGCTCCAGAAGAGACTCTTACCAGGGAGAAGCAAAGAAGGGTCTGTTTCAAACTCAACGTATGTTCCAGAGGATGTGAAGGAAGGACACTTCGCTGTGATTGCTGAGGGTGGAGAAGAACACAAGAGGTTTGTGCTGCCACTCAGTTGTTTATCCAACCCTACGTTTTTGAAGCTGTTGGAGCAAGCAGAAGAAGAGTATGGCTTTGATCATGAAGGTGCTGTCACCATTCCTTGCAGGCCCAGTGACCTTGAGAAGATACTGGCTCATCAATGGCATCATCAAGGAACTCAAACTTCTGGTTCAAGAAAAACTCACAGAAAATCCATCgttttttaaccaaattttatcATTCAAAAATGATGCTGGAATCTTTGGTTAACTTTTTTTCCTGCACCTCTGGTCAAATTCATTTGACTGTCTAATTAATTCTTCCACCAAGAGCTAATAAAATCTTCCGGCTCCAGATTACTCGCAGAATGATACTTTGTTCATCTTCAattttttgattaatttaacttttgttttaagGATAAACACCTATCTTATTACTTCTTTATTTGAATCACGACCTTATGCAGTTAGGATCAGACTTCACACTATAGGAATATTCTACATATCATTCAGGTTGTCTTCATTGATCCTATACTACGAACAGTACACTAATATTAATGTATAACGTTTTCTATCTTTACAAAATTACGCGCCCGTTTGTgtaattttaaactaaacatAAACCATATTTGTTTGTAAAACGTACAAGTCCTTCAAACATAAATGTACATTGGTACAAAACGACACAGTTGTATTTGTTTCTCCATTGTCCAAAGGGGACTAAGTCAAATTCTTAAACTGGTGTTCAAGGggttttgaaaagtaaaaaaatgaaaaacaaacttGTCTTTCAAACGTGTGAACTTCATTGCTTTGTTCACGGCCAAATAAACACACCAtgattgtaataataataataatacgaTGATTAGGAAGACAAGAACTAGAATTCAAAACAAGATATGACGTGTGAAATTTgtaaattatgaacaaaacatgcTATGATAATCTGAAACTGCTGGGTTTTTTGATGAAATATCTTCAACTTGTCTGTGCTCCAACCAGCTAAGATGCACTTTTTGGCCAGTCTACTCCCACCAAGATAGAAGGTGTTATTATAATTAGGGACATCCTTACTTACAATGAAATTATGGCTGCGACCAATGATTCTGCTGCTTGTCGAATGACTTTAATGCTATGCAATGAAATTTTTTTGGCATTTATATTCATGTATAAAGTTGCAATTTGGGATGGTACCAGCTGTCAATGTACTATGAATAATGCAAAATGCTCAAATTAGTACTCTGCTTTGTGCATCATAATTACACACTCTCAGACTAGTACTCAAGTTCGGGCAggagatgaaaaataatttacatgaAGGAACACACCATGCCTATTTCGTTTCTTACCAAAGACAGATACTTTGTATGTACAAATTTTAGTTGTATCTATAAATTACTTTACAAATATGTTCTGAAACCTTTTTCTATTTACTAATCACCCTCGAatgcaaaaataatatataatagtcTCTATTTACTAATCCGGTTTTTTTACTATGCAGATTtgaatagattttttttctattaaaaaaattaaatatttttaatctctaaatttggatgaaaaattgaagtttatcacttttttaaaatttttatataatttagtcttcaaattttaaaaataattaaaaatatagtttttttttttaaatttttagtgtTTTAAATTGGTATTTGAATTCTTTATACGATTTGACATATAAGTCAAATGTCAATTTAGAAGGATGGTTAATatgtaaaaaagaattatatctaaaatatattaaatttttaaacattgtccaattttagttttaaacatTCAAAACAGTTAAAATTAAGGTATTtgtaaaaagttatatataacttcttaaaattttcatgtttaacttatacataaattagtattttaagtttaattcattacAAACTcatttaaccttttttatttattttttaaatctttataaatatattcatctcgaaaacatataaataattattgttttgcTTAAATAACATGTAAGTACAAAAATCGTCTTATTTATTTacgattttatattaaatatgataaaaaaaattcatacgTGTAGCTAAAGAATAACtcaattataaatatgttttgtaaAGTTATCTAAGTTTGTGTTTGTTTCTGATAATTTACTGTGCATACAAACAGAAGAGTGCCTAAAACACGAGTTTGTTTAAGATGATTTGAACGAAATTGTGAGTTTACAGTATGCAACAAAGGAGTCTTCTTCACTATTGCGATGAGAAAATAGGTAAAAGACACGTTACACATTATCCTTTTATGGAAGTTATTAACGTAGAAGAGAACGAGAAAATAGATTTTGCAATTATAAGAATTTATTCTCCTTTTTCTATGTTTTCAAGAGAATcgattttccttttccttatATAAAATAAGGATTAATTCTTCTCTCATGTTTcatccaaaatcaatttttatccGTGTTTTTACACCCATGTGTAATAAAGTTTTCTCTACTCACAACTAATGTTTGTAAAGAATGTGATGTAGTGTGTAAGTCAGAAAATCGATTATGAAACTCATTCTCATAAAATAGTGAGTTTACATtagataaaaagaaaggaaataataaataataatttatattagataaaaagaaaataataaattataatattaataataatatataatatataaaataaataataataataataataatatatcaagaaaagaaataatcttatattttaacttattacaaaaaaatattatccatCCGAATCTACTCAAATACATTCactcattcttcttcttcagatcCATCATCTCATAATTTCTCATTTCGCAACATCTTTTCCTTGATACAACCAACTTTATTTTCACTCCTCTTTTCTCTTAAATCCACACAAATTCAATCTCCCAATTCAACAAAAATGTGGTTTTAGGTGAAGCTGAGTCACATTATGCTAAGTCATATCATAAATTTATGAACTCTTTTAGGACTTGTCATCATCAGCATGGGTATACAATAGTGGGGGATTTTTGTAAACTTGTGGTGAATGGGACGTTTAGTCTAATCAGAAAAGTTCCAGTATTTTGAGTACATCTTgtactcaaataaataaataaataaataaataaatatatataaacaaaaatgtaGGTCATCACTTAGTAGTATACGTTTGACTTGTTTCATTAAACGTGTTCCATGCTTAACTTTCAAGCAGCGGTTGGCAAGTGACACAGATCTATAACTcgtactttatttataaaattggaagagagaattataaaataaaaagtaaatttttaggGAAATAAATGAGGGCTGTGGTGATGTTTTTTTTCgaacaataattttataattcaatgcGAGAAACCAAATTTACTAAGGGAGTagcaaaaataaacaaattagtCGACATAATTAAACTTAACTGGGGGAAGACTAGCAAACTTTCTATATACATACGAAGAACATCTCTACTTGAAGAGTTTGTACAATGCGCATGGTCCAATTTAAGTAATGACTAttggatatttttaatttattcaactAAATTTGTAAAACCTTGATtagataaatttgaaaacaagGCTTATagatatatagttttatataataatttgttattaaataaataatcagcTTATCCAAAGGTATGAAGTTACTGGCGTACATAATGAGAAGAGGTATATGAAACACGTTTATGGCTGCTATGGAATTGGGAGGTAAAGAATTATTAGGAGGAAGTTGGGGGAAAGTAGTGGCATAAATGATGAATGACATAGACCCAGGACAGAACATACCATTCATAACATAAGCCGCGCACTAGTAGAAATATGTAGTAGTAGGTGTAGCGTCCTATGATGGTGGTCAGCATCCATGATTTCTGAACCATAAACTATCTCAAACCTCAGGTTGTAATATAAACACGTAATTAGACAGTAGTGATATCAACAATTTTGTTCAGTTCAGTCAGATAAACCCGCCTTTGATCTTAAGTGCTCCTTAAAGTCCATGATGTCACCTTCCCATCTGGTCACAGCTTGATCAGCGCACACCCATATCTCGTGGGCCACTTGATTTATGAGCCTAAAATCATGACTAACAAGCACCATGCCACCGTCCCATTCATTCAGTGCCTCAGCCAATGAGTCAATTGTTTCAATATCTAAATGGTTAGTTGGCTCATCCAGAAGTAGCAAGTGAGGCTGTCTATAAGCTAACCATGCGAATATCACGCGGCTCCTCTGCCCGTCAGATAAATTCTTCATCGGCATCACCTGCGCTTTACCCGACAGTCCAAATTTACCAATTGCTGCTCTCATCCTCTCCTCCTCATTTCCAGGGtattcttttatcataaacTGTAGAGCAGACAATTCCAAGTCTAGCTTTTCAGCCAAGTGCTGGTGAAATTGTGCAATTCGAAGGTGATTGTGCCGTCGAACCATGCCATCCACAGGTACCAGATCGCCAGTCATTAGCTTCAGTAACGTACTCTTCCCAGCACCATTGGGTCCAACCAGAGCAATCCTAGAGTCTAAATCAACCCCAAAGTCAAGGTTCTTGTATATCAGATTATCAGTAGTGTAACCAAATGTCACCTCAACAAATTGGAGGACAGGGGGTGGAAGTTTTCCCACGTCAACAAAGCGGAATACCAAAATTTTGTCTCTTACCACCTTCTCTGTGAGTCCACCCCGCTCCATTTTTGCTAGAGTTTTCTCTTTACTCTGGGCTTGGCGTGCAAGTTTGGCTGATCCATGACCAAATCGAGCTATATATTCCTTCATGGAGGAAATCTGCTCCTGCTCCCATTTGTACTGCTTCATCTGATTCTCTTCAAGCTCAGCACGTGTCTGAACATATTGGTCATAATTCCCAGTATAGAGCTTCAGCTTCTTGTTTTGCATGTGGATGATATTTGTGCACACACCATTAAGGAAATCCTGAGAGTGTGAAACCACAACCAGAATGCGGTCAAACcttttcaaattctcttctAGCCACACACAAGCCTCCAAATCtgcaaatatatttttaagaaccTATGAATCAGCAATTATTCCAGGACCAAAGGTGAAACTTACTGACAGATGTAACTAAATCAAGAGCAAGAACATCTAACTCAGGCTAATacacagaaaacaaataaatttaatttactttgaaaatataacaaataacatcaatgatggATGTAGTTAAGATTGTATTATATCATTTGCATTAGCAGAATTACAACCAccataataaaatgataatggaAAGCAAAGGGTTGACAATTTCTCAAGTAAAATGTAAAATGTAATTCGAATTTAAGAAAGATCAATGAAATTTGATTGACATTTAAGAGTGAAAACAAATGGATCTGACATTCACAAAATCAACCATGTTGATATAAAGTATCTGATGACCTATTAGCTTACCCTGAAGCAATCATGCTACGGCAATCCTTTTTCTATACACTAAAGTAGGCACCAAAGAAAATTGCTCTGAACACTATACTCAGAGGCCTACCCATGGGTAAACCAGGAGGCTTCAACAAATTCAGGGCTACTATTTGATAgacataatttataaaatagataaaGAATCTGCAAGGCCCTTCCTCTTTAAATCACAAATGATGCAGCAGAGAGAATTATCACACCAGCCACAAAAAAAACCATTTTTCAAGGAAGGAGGGATACCGAGATGATTGGTTGGTTCATCAAGTAAAAGAATGGTCGGGTTCATAAATAAAGCGCGAGCTAAAGCTATCCTCATTCTCCATCCACCAGAAAAATCACGGGTCTTCTTTGCCTGCATCTGCTTGTTGAAACCAAGACCAAATAAAATTTCAGCAGCACGCTTTTCTGCAGTTGATGCATCTAAGGCTTCCAATCGTTCATAAACACGTTCAAGTGTTTCACCACCCCCATCATCCTGGACCCAAGACCACCAACAATTAAGTGAGTGAGCCAGAGATCCGAAAACACAAAATGTGGAGCAAACAGATTTGATACTACTAAACATACCTGAGCTGCCAAAGCTTCAGCTTCTTTCTCCAATTTCAACCTTTCCTCATCACAGCTTATGACAGCCTCCAATGCAGACATGTCAGAGGCTTCAATTTCTCTGGTAAGGTGATAAATATCCATGTGATCTGGAATAGGTAGCTCTCGACAACCTATTGCCGTAAGGAGGGTAGATTTTCCACAACCATTTAATCCGAGCAAACCATAACGTCTGAAAAGGAATATACGGTAAGCATAAACACTGAAAATATTAGTTGTGAATAACAGCATCCTAAcaaaaagcagaaaaaaatTATACGGATGACATACCTTCCATAATTTAGCTCTAATTCAGAGTCAACTATCAAATCATGTCCATGGAAAGTAACTGAGAGAGATTCTATCTGTAATTACAGCATAAATATGTGAATCAATAATGATCATTGTAAAGGTGTAAGCAACTACCTACACCTAAGGCACAAATATTTTAGCACATAAGATTACAGTGTTAACCTTCCTGTAAAAATTCGTTATTGGAGAGTGTTTTCTTACATGAATGAGAACCAAGTTCTTGACCAAGGCAACATGGTAGTATACCAATGCTACCAACTCAGTTGTTTGGCTAGGCACtcatgcaagaaaaaaaaagtcaaaagaCCCACTAAACTGGGAATGTCTACTACATTTTAGAACTCAATTGGAGGTATAGAAAACatgtattaataattaaagttttgcaTTGATTATCTCCTACCGCTCTTCTATTTCTAGGGAAGAATGAAGTATACGCGTACAAAAAAGTAAGGCAGAATGGTTTTGTATGAGATTGTACATCACCAACAGATATGAccaaattacaatatatatgcAGGTAAAAGTTTTTCACAAGGAGATTAGTGTTGTAGGGTTGACTTAGGCCAAAACCCACTTTCTGAGAACTTTCAATCATAAATATTAAGgcattttttcttaaaagccAAAGGGAAACATTGTGCAAAAAACAATTGATGACTGAGACTCCAGAGAattgaaaaaatgttaaatCTAAACTACGATGATTGGATGTTATCTTTGCCATCCATAACAGCATAACTTAAGACAAATATCATCAATATATTACATGGAGCGAAATGCGTGGGCACCAAGGTATTTAGGTAACTGAGGGCATCAAGGTAACTACGCAAGAACTTTAGGTGCAAGGAAATGTATTAGTATCCTCTAATAGAAAACAGGAAATAAATCATTGAATTATTTAGAAACCCGATACTTGGTTCCAGACTCTTGAACATTTAACCGTTTCAACCGAGAGTTA
This genomic window contains:
- the LOC108332920 gene encoding auxin-responsive protein SAUR50, whose translation is MAKLSVRSSKRSVSDIVKFKFVEKLQKRLLPGRSKEGSVSNSTYVPEDVKEGHFAVIAEGGEEHKRFVLPLSCLSNPTFLKLLEQAEEEYGFDHEGAVTIPCRPSDLEKILAHQWHHQGTQTSGSRKTHRKSIVF
- the LOC108334271 gene encoding ABC transporter F family member 1, which gives rise to MVSDASKKKAAQKKAAAAAKRGGKAVTASSKTSTSEKPADKLADGIGDIQISDRTCTGVLCSHPLSRDIRIESLSVTFHGHDLIVDSELELNYGRRYGLLGLNGCGKSTLLTAIGCRELPIPDHMDIYHLTREIEASDMSALEAVISCDEERLKLEKEAEALAAQDDGGGETLERVYERLEALDASTAEKRAAEILFGLGFNKQMQAKKTRDFSGGWRMRIALARALFMNPTILLLDEPTNHLDLEACVWLEENLKRFDRILVVVSHSQDFLNGVCTNIIHMQNKKLKLYTGNYDQYVQTRAELEENQMKQYKWEQEQISSMKEYIARFGHGSAKLARQAQSKEKTLAKMERGGLTEKVVRDKILVFRFVDVGKLPPPVLQFVEVTFGYTTDNLIYKNLDFGVDLDSRIALVGPNGAGKSTLLKLMTGDLVPVDGMVRRHNHLRIAQFHQHLAEKLDLELSALQFMIKEYPGNEEERMRAAIGKFGLSGKAQVMPMKNLSDGQRSRVIFAWLAYRQPHLLLLDEPTNHLDIETIDSLAEALNEWDGGMVLVSHDFRLINQVAHEIWVCADQAVTRWEGDIMDFKEHLRSKAGLSD